The following proteins are co-located in the Longimicrobium terrae genome:
- a CDS encoding Ig-like domain-containing protein — MRIRNTLGVLAAFSGFALSGCSGEAGGGITAPHDGPRLVGVTTSVTVTCPTPIKPAQGGQCTAYGRDVDGQFTSSSATWSSSNTSKATVSASGVVTGVATGTATISGVVDGITGTKVVAVTPDIYIDGPSSVRSNQVCSFFAEVTAGTSPYTYAWSSNNGIYDYGYTFNEPWTWTGHSSSNFTLYLTVTDASGQSTSVTKYVSISAGAPSVCII, encoded by the coding sequence ATGCGGATCAGAAACACACTCGGCGTTCTCGCGGCGTTTTCCGGATTCGCGCTCTCCGGATGCTCCGGCGAGGCGGGCGGCGGCATCACCGCGCCACACGACGGACCGCGGCTCGTAGGCGTCACCACCAGCGTGACGGTAACCTGCCCCACGCCCATCAAGCCGGCCCAGGGCGGGCAGTGCACCGCGTACGGCCGCGACGTGGACGGCCAGTTCACCAGCAGCAGCGCGACCTGGTCCAGCTCCAACACATCCAAGGCCACCGTTTCAGCCTCCGGCGTAGTGACCGGCGTGGCGACGGGCACGGCCACCATTTCGGGCGTGGTGGACGGCATCACCGGTACCAAGGTGGTCGCCGTCACGCCCGACATCTACATCGACGGTCCGTCCAGCGTGCGTTCCAACCAGGTCTGCTCGTTCTTTGCGGAAGTCACGGCGGGAACCTCGCCGTACACGTACGCCTGGTCATCCAACAACGGCATCTACGATTACGGCTACACCTTCAACGAGCCGTGGACATGGACGGGGCACAGCTCGTCCAACTTTACGCTGTACCTGACCGTAACCGACGCGAGCGGCCAGAGCACGAGCGTCACCAAGTACGTGTCCATCAGCGCCGGCGCCCCGTCGGTCTGCATCATCTGA